From Pseudobythopirellula maris, one genomic window encodes:
- a CDS encoding YebC/PmpR family DNA-binding transcriptional regulator, producing the protein MAGHSHWAGIKHKKAVIDAKRGKVWSKLSRAIIVAAKMGGGDPDTNLKLRYAINDAKSVSMPKDNIERAIAKGSGEAGGDNYEEIVYEGTGSAGVFVMVEILTDNRNRTAPEVRKVFEKAGGKLGTTGSAAWMFERKGVITIPADQTDEESLMELALEAGGDDVARDGDTFRVTCPVDAFNDLNAAFEAAEGIEPESQSLAYVPNDTVTLSGDEARKAIQLMEALDDHDDVQQAAANFEIDEATLAEMEG; encoded by the coding sequence ATGGCCGGACACTCTCACTGGGCGGGCATCAAGCACAAGAAGGCCGTCATCGACGCCAAACGCGGCAAGGTGTGGAGCAAGCTGTCGCGGGCGATCATCGTCGCCGCCAAGATGGGGGGCGGCGACCCCGACACGAACCTCAAGCTCCGTTACGCCATCAACGACGCCAAGTCGGTGTCGATGCCGAAGGACAACATCGAGCGGGCGATCGCCAAGGGCTCCGGCGAGGCGGGCGGCGACAACTACGAGGAGATCGTCTACGAGGGCACGGGGTCGGCGGGCGTGTTCGTCATGGTCGAGATCCTCACCGACAACCGCAACCGCACCGCCCCGGAGGTCCGCAAGGTCTTCGAGAAGGCCGGCGGCAAGCTCGGCACGACCGGCAGCGCGGCGTGGATGTTCGAGCGCAAGGGGGTGATCACGATCCCGGCGGACCAGACCGACGAGGAGTCGCTCATGGAGCTTGCCCTCGAGGCGGGCGGCGACGACGTGGCCCGCGACGGCGACACGTTCCGCGTGACCTGTCCGGTCGACGCCTTCAACGACCTCAACGCCGCGTTCGAGGCGGCCGAGGGCATCGAGCCCGAGAGCCAGTCGCTCGCCTACGTGCCCAACGACACGGTCACGCTCAGCGGCGACGAGGCCCGCAAGGCGATCCAGCTGATGGAGGCGCTCGACGACCACGACGACGTGCAACAGGCGGCCGCCAACTTCGAGATCGACGAGGCGACGCTGGCCGAGATGGAGGGGTGA